cttctctttctctaTGCAAATAAACCCACAATTTCCTCTCTCCATCAAACTGTACACAAGGATCACGTTCATAATGCAAACGGTCTAAGGCCCCACTAACAACCTGGTTAACTTGTGCATCAGAAACTTCTTCAACAATGTACTGAGAGTCTCTTATCAAAGTACAAACATCTGCCCGGGTGCCGATACTTCCAGGCAATCTGGCAGCTGCATCTCTCACAATACAAAGAATTGTAACATGTGGTGGCCGGTCACGTTTCAGCATAAAATGATCTCGAGCCTTTGAAGTTGGTTTACCTCCACACCTTCGCAAGGGAGCAACTATAGATTTTTTGCCATCAGCAGCCGTGTAAGAGAAGGCCCTGTCAGGAATAGAATACCTAAGAAGCTCCTCCCTACGGAAATAAGCTTTCACTTCTTCAGAACTTGGACTAATGGTGCTAAGGCTCTTCTGAGCTCTTAGGTCTCTGAACCTTTCTTTCTCATCTAAATTGGCTTGCATCAATTCAAGCGGTGGTGCAGGAAGACTCCCTAATAGCTGGAGAGTCTCCTGACCATTTTTTAGCCAATTTGCAAATGAATCAACTAACTTGACAAGCATTTTCGGGGGCAGACCCCAGGCTTCGGGTGATGTTAACTCCTCAATAGTCTCATGATCATTTGAGCTATGCATAACAGGACCAACCCAAGACCAACCTTTTGTGGACTTCTCATAGGCAACAAGTGCCTTCCAGCCTTTCGCTCCCAAAGGTGCTGTTTTTGATGAGAAAATTTTCAGAACTCCCCGAACTAAATCTTGAAGCGGCTCTTGTGTCTCAAGGATACATGGATCCCCAGGGTTCGCCGCCACCCGACTAACAATCTCATGAACAGTTAGAGAAAGAGCACTTGCTTGCACAGGATGGTCCAAATCATTGCTAACTGCATTTTCACAAGAAAGAACCCCATTCGCACCACCTTCCTGCTTTCCATTTTGCTCTTCTCTAGGCTTGCTAACCTCTAAGGAATTTTCTGGAAGTGGTGTAATCATTGCCAAGCGAACTGCAGAAAGAAGATGTATAATTGAGAACGAGAAACCAGTATGAACTGTGGGGGTGATCAAAGTAAATGGCTTTTTCTGTGGTTTGGTTTCTATCTCCACGTCTATGGTTCCTAATTCTGCACCATGTGGTTCAGAAGCTTCCATATCAGAAGTACCAATATCAGCCTCCAGTTTtcgttttccctttttcttcaagAAAAGGGAATCATCGATTTGCTGCTCAAGGTTAGACTGCAGGTTACCATCTTTGCCCCTTCTATCAACATGTGCCACATACTCCTTCCCCTTCCTCTTCTTTGTCCCTTTGTTGCACCCTAGTAATGAAGCTTCAGATTTTTCACAGCGATCATATGCTTCAATGCTCTGGCCTTTCTTCCTATTTCTACCCGGGTTATTTTCATCAGCTAACAAGAGTGTCACAGGTAAAGCATCCTCCTCATCAACAAGATAATCACGCAGATAATTTGACTGAGACGTAGAATGATCATAGGCAAGTTCACCTTTCTGCCTTTTGTCAGTAGGGTAGACCCTCGATGAGGACTTGTGTAACCTGTTACCAGGTTCCCCTCGTAACTGGGCACTTTTACCCAACTTGTAAACTTGTTTCCTATCAACCTCGTCCATTACACTAGAAGTAGAGTTAAGCAAGGGGCTTTTACTCATCTTGCCCTTCTGTTTTCCTTCAAAATAGTAGTTTTCTAGTCCTGGCACATGCACATCTTCCCTAAAGCTCTTCTTGGAGAAGCGAGTGATTCCATCAACAGTCCATCCATCCTCCATAGAATTTTTCTTAAAAGATTTGGTCCTTTTAGAATCTACACCAGACTTCAATGAAGACAACTGAGAATCTTTTATGATACCAGTAGGGTATGCCAATTTGCTTCTCATTAGAGGATTGCTATCCTCGTCATTATCAAATTGCTCAGATGAGTCGGattctgttttttcttttctaataaaTGCTCTATTGCCTTTGGAAACAGGGCCTCTCTTTTGCACATAGTTCCCTCTGATCTTCTCCTGCGAAGGTTTTATTCTACTGTCAGACTGCAAGAATCGATCATTCATCAGTGGTGAAGAAACTTTAT
The genomic region above belongs to Gossypium hirsutum isolate 1008001.06 chromosome D05, Gossypium_hirsutum_v2.1, whole genome shotgun sequence and contains:
- the LOC107906182 gene encoding uncharacterized protein isoform X4, producing MMAIEKNNFKVSRFDSEFSYGSRETTVSSDEDELQRQSSAVDCDGDDDDDDEFDDADSGAGSDDFDLLELGETGAEFCQVGNLTCSVPLELYDLPGLEDILSLDVWNECLSDEERFSLTKFLPDMDQDTFMRTLNDLLKGDNFHFGSPIKKLFNMLKGGLCEPRVALYREGLNFFQKRQHYHHLRKHQNNMVANLCQIRDAWLKCRGYGIEERLRVLNIMRSQKSLVYEKLEDEDSESSKREDLDDGLWSKKVKDRKASQKKAHYSGYGVEPNLEFISRGQLMALEPSKYGKQNPKGTLPRQKYESGAVLRSRDWMRLDDDAKDPMFGAGIQRDRNVVRDSIMGKSGSLRAGKKYERLEEFAGDSSAALPLSSKHDLQAHGRNRNMNKLSEAKMYTSKPPNRRSDDLPKKVKYSENHLQFAVGKQIKSSKGRTPPFPLKGSRVDLSECAEMFCQNKNHGEDISVDSSVRSDDWNVRSKKWKTGRDSPDVSFKSYKVSSPLMNDRFLQSDSRIKPSQEKIRGNYVQKRGPVSKGNRAFIRKEKTESDSSEQFDNDEDSNPLMRSKLAYPTGIIKDSQLSSLKSGVDSKRTKSFKKNSMEDGWTVDGITRFSKKSFREDVHVPGLENYYFEGKQKGKMSKSPLLNSTSSVMDEVDRKQVYKLGKSAQLRGEPGNRLHKSSSRVYPTDKRQKGELAYDHSTSQSNYLRDYLVDEEDALPVTLLLADENNPGRNRKKGQSIEAYDRCEKSEASLLGCNKGTKKRKGKEYVAHVDRRGKDGNLQSNLEQQIDDSLFLKKKGKRKLEADIGTSDMEASEPHGAELGTIDVEIETKPQKKPFTLITPTVHTGFSFSIIHLLSAVRLAMITPLPENSLEVSKPREEQNGKQEGGANGVLSCENAVSNDLDHPVQASALSLTVHEIVSRVAANPGDPCILETQEPLQDLVRGVLKIFSSKTAPLGAKGWKALVAYEKSTKGWSWVGPVMHSSNDHETIEELTSPEAWGLPPKMLVKLVDSFANWLKNGQETLQLLGSLPAPPLELMQANLDEKERFRDLRAQKSLSTISPSSEEVKAYFRREELLRYSIPDRAFSYTAADGKKSIVAPLRRCGGKPTSKARDHFMLKRDRPPHVTILCIVRDAAARLPGSIGTRADVCTLIRDSQYIVEEVSDAQVNQVVSGALDRLHYERDPCVQFDGERKLWVYLHREREEEDFEDDGTSSTKKWKRQKKDTAEQPDQGAVTVAFHGTGDQSGFDLVSDLNVESPCCDKKMETDSHNRQNVEDNADTSHGSEQGNTQQHGHPMQESKLLCQENSTNEDFDQHFRSESTERVEGGAVADPIQGFCVIR
- the LOC107906182 gene encoding uncharacterized protein isoform X5: MMAIEKNNFKVSRFDSEFSYGSRETTVSSDEDELQRQSSAVDCDGDDDDDDEFDDADSGAGSDDFDLLELGETGAEFCQVGNLTCSVPLELYDLPGLEDILSLDVWNECLSDEERFSLTKFLPDMDQDTFMRTLNDLLKGDNFHFGSPIKKLFNMLKGGLCEPRVALYREGLNFFQKRQHYHHLRKHQNNMVANLCQIRDAWLKCRGYGIEERLRVLNIMRSQKSLVYEKLEDEDSESSKREDLDDGLWSKKVKDRKASQKKAHYSGYGVEPNLEFISRGQLMALEPSKYGKQNPKGMLKTGTLPRQKYESGAVLRSRDWMRLDDDAKDPMFGAGIQRDRNVVRDSIMGKSGSLRAGKKYERLEEFAGDSSAALPLSSKHDLQAHGRNRNMNKLSEAKMYTSKPPNRRSDDLPKKVKYSENHLQFAVGKQIKSSKGRTPPFPLKGSRVDLSECAEMFCQNKNHGEDISVDSSVRSDDWNVRSKKWKTGRDSPDVSFKSYKVSSPLMNDRFLQSDSRIKPSQEKIRGNYVQKRGPVSKGNRAFIRKEKTESDSSEQFDNDEDSNPLMRSKLAYPTGIIKDSQLSSLKSGVDSKRTKSFKKNSMEDGWTVDGITRFSKKSFREDVHVPGLENYYFEGKQKGKMSKSPLLNSTSSVMDEVDRKQVYKLGKSAQLRGEPGNRLHKSSSRVYPTDKRQKGELAYDHSTSQSNYLRDYLVDEEDALPVTLLLADENNPGRNRKKGQSIEAYDRCEKSEASLLGCNKGTKKRKGKEYVAHVDRRGKDGNLQSNLEQQIDDSLFLKKKGKRKLEADIGTSDMEASEPHGAELGTIDVEIETKPQKKPFTLITPTVHTGFSFSIIHLLSAVRLAMITPLPENSLEVSKPREEQNGKQEGGANGVLSCENAVSNDLDHPVQASALSLTVHEIVSRVAANPGDPCILETQEPLQDLVRGVLKIFSSKTAPLGAKGWKALVAYEKSTKGWSWVGPVMHSSNDHETIEELTSPEAWGLPPKMLVKLVDSFANWLKNGQETLQLLGSLPAPPLELMQANLDEKERFRDLRAQKSLSTISPSSEEVKAYFRREELLRYSIPDRAFSYTAADGKKSIVAPLRRCGGKPTSKARDHFMLKRDRPPHVTILCIVRDAAARLPGSIGTRADVCTLIRDSQYIVEEVSDAQVNQVVSGALDRLHYERDPCVQFDGERKLWVYLHREREEEDFEDDGTSSTKKWKRQKKDTAEQPDQGAVTVAFHGTGDQSGFDLVSDLNVESPCCDKKMETDSHNRQNVEDNADTSHGSEQGNTQQHGHPMQESKLLCQENSTNEDFDQHFSFAGQSPPRG
- the LOC107906182 gene encoding uncharacterized protein isoform X1, which gives rise to MMAIEKNNFKVSRFDSEFSYGSRETTVSSDEDELQRQSSAVDCDGDDDDDDEFDDADSGAGSDDFDLLELGETGAEFCQVGNLTCSVPLELYDLPGLEDILSLDVWNECLSDEERFSLTKFLPDMDQDTFMRTLNDLLKGDNFHFGSPIKKLFNMLKGGLCEPRVALYREGLNFFQKRQHYHHLRKHQNNMVANLCQIRDAWLKCRGYGIEERLRVLNIMRSQKSLVYEKLEDEDSESSKREDLDDGLWSKKVKDRKASQKKAHYSGYGVEPNLEFISRGQLMALEPSKYGKQNPKGMLKTGGSNFPFTKDYGTCFYPSLNMNSEPYGFPGTLPRQKYESGAVLRSRDWMRLDDDAKDPMFGAGIQRDRNVVRDSIMGKSGSLRAGKKYERLEEFAGDSSAALPLSSKHDLQAHGRNRNMNKLSEAKMYTSKPPNRRSDDLPKKVKYSENHLQFAVGKQIKSSKGRTPPFPLKGSRVDLSECAEMFCQNKNHGEDISVDSSVRSDDWNVRSKKWKTGRDSPDVSFKSYKVSSPLMNDRFLQSDSRIKPSQEKIRGNYVQKRGPVSKGNRAFIRKEKTESDSSEQFDNDEDSNPLMRSKLAYPTGIIKDSQLSSLKSGVDSKRTKSFKKNSMEDGWTVDGITRFSKKSFREDVHVPGLENYYFEGKQKGKMSKSPLLNSTSSVMDEVDRKQVYKLGKSAQLRGEPGNRLHKSSSRVYPTDKRQKGELAYDHSTSQSNYLRDYLVDEEDALPVTLLLADENNPGRNRKKGQSIEAYDRCEKSEASLLGCNKGTKKRKGKEYVAHVDRRGKDGNLQSNLEQQIDDSLFLKKKGKRKLEADIGTSDMEASEPHGAELGTIDVEIETKPQKKPFTLITPTVHTGFSFSIIHLLSAVRLAMITPLPENSLEVSKPREEQNGKQEGGANGVLSCENAVSNDLDHPVQASALSLTVHEIVSRVAANPGDPCILETQEPLQDLVRGVLKIFSSKTAPLGAKGWKALVAYEKSTKGWSWVGPVMHSSNDHETIEELTSPEAWGLPPKMLVKLVDSFANWLKNGQETLQLLGSLPAPPLELMQANLDEKERFRDLRAQKSLSTISPSSEEVKAYFRREELLRYSIPDRAFSYTAADGKKSIVAPLRRCGGKPTSKARDHFMLKRDRPPHVTILCIVRDAAARLPGSIGTRADVCTLIRDSQYIVEEVSDAQVNQVVSGALDRLHYERDPCVQFDGERKLWVYLHREREEEDFEDDGTSSTKKWKRQKKDTAEQPDQGAVTVAFHGTGDQSGFDLVSDLNVESPCCDKKMETDSHNRQNVEDNADTSHGSEQGNTQQHGHPMQESKLLCQENSTNEDFDQHFRSESTERVEGGAVADPIQGFCVIR
- the LOC107906182 gene encoding uncharacterized protein isoform X2; amino-acid sequence: MMAIEKNNFKVSRFDSEFSYGSRETTVSSDEDELQRQSSAVDCDGDDDDDDEFDDADSGAGSDDFDLLELGETGAEFCQVGNLTCSVPLELYDLPGLEDILSLDVWNECLSDEERFSLTKFLPDMDQDTFMRTLNDLLKGDNFHFGSPIKKLFNMLKGGLCEPRVALYREGLNFFQKRQHYHHLRKHQNNMVANLCQIRDAWLKCRGYGIEERLRVLNIMRSQKSLVYEKLEDEDSESSKREDLDDGLWSKKVKDRKASQKKAHYSGYGVEPNLEFISRGQLMALEPSKYGKQNPKGMLKTGGSNFPFTKDYGTCFYPSLNMNSEPYGFPGTLPRQKYESGAVLRSRDWMRLDDDAKDPMFGAGIQRDRNVVRDSIMGKSGSLRAGKKYERLEEFAGDSSAALPLSSKHDLQAHGRNRNMNKLSEAKMYTSKPPNRRSDDLPKKVKYSENHLQFAVGKQIKSSKGRTPPFPLKGSRVDLSECAEMFCQNKNHGEDISVDSSVRSDDWNVRSKKWKTGRDSPDVSFKSYKVSSPLMNDRFLQSDSRIKPSQEKIRGNYVQKRGPVSKGNRAFIRKEKTESDSSEQFDNDEDSNPLMRSKLAYPTGIIKDSQLSSLKSGVDSKRTKSFKKNSMEDGWTVDGITRFSKKSFREDVHVPGLENYYFEGKQKGKMSKSPLLNSTSSVMDEVDRKQVYKLGKSAQLRGEPGNRLHKSSSRVYPTDKRQKGELAYDHSTSQSNYLRDYLVDEEDALPVTLLLADENNPGRNRKKGQSIEAYDRCEKSEASLLGCNKGTKKRKGKEYVAHVDRRGKDGNLQSNLEQQIDDSLFLKKKGKRKLEADIGTSDMEASEPHGAELGTIDVEIETKPQKKPFTLITPTVHTGFSFSIIHLLSAVRLAMITPLPENSLEVSKPREEQNGKQEGGANGVLSCENAVSNDLDHPVQASALSLTVHEIVSRVAANPGDPCILETQEPLQDLVRGVLKIFSSKTAPLGAKGWKALVAYEKSTKGWSWVGPVMHSSNDHETIEELTSPEAWGLPPKMLVKLVDSFANWLKNGQETLQLLGSLPAPPLELMQANLDEKERFRDLRAQKSLSTISPSSEEVKAYFRREELLRYSIPDRAFSYTAADGKKSIVAPLRRCGGKPTSKARDHFMLKRDRPPHVTILCIVRDAAARLPGSIGTRADVCTLIRDSQYIVEEVSDAQVNQVVSGALDRLHYERDPCVQFDGERKLWVYLHREREEEDFEDDGTSSTKKWKRQKKDTAEQPDQGAVTVAFHGTGDQSGFDLVSDLNVESPCCDKKMETDSHNRQNVEDNADTSHGSEQGNTQQHGHPMQESKLLCQENSTNEDFDQHFSFAGQSPPRG
- the LOC107906182 gene encoding uncharacterized protein isoform X3, with the translated sequence MMAIEKNNFKVSRFDSEFSYGSRETTVSSDEDELQRQSSAVDCDGDDDDDDEFDDADSGAGSDDFDLLELGETGAEFCQVGNLTCSVPLELYDLPGLEDILSLDVWNECLSDEERFSLTKFLPDMDQDTFMRTLNDLLKGDNFHFGSPIKKLFNMLKGGLCEPRVALYREGLNFFQKRQHYHHLRKHQNNMVANLCQIRDAWLKCRGYGIEERLRVLNIMRSQKSLVYEKLEDEDSESSKREDLDDGLWSKKVKDRKASQKKAHYSGYGVEPNLEFISRGQLMALEPSKYGKQNPKGMLKTGTLPRQKYESGAVLRSRDWMRLDDDAKDPMFGAGIQRDRNVVRDSIMGKSGSLRAGKKYERLEEFAGDSSAALPLSSKHDLQAHGRNRNMNKLSEAKMYTSKPPNRRSDDLPKKVKYSENHLQFAVGKQIKSSKGRTPPFPLKGSRVDLSECAEMFCQNKNHGEDISVDSSVRSDDWNVRSKKWKTGRDSPDVSFKSYKVSSPLMNDRFLQSDSRIKPSQEKIRGNYVQKRGPVSKGNRAFIRKEKTESDSSEQFDNDEDSNPLMRSKLAYPTGIIKDSQLSSLKSGVDSKRTKSFKKNSMEDGWTVDGITRFSKKSFREDVHVPGLENYYFEGKQKGKMSKSPLLNSTSSVMDEVDRKQVYKLGKSAQLRGEPGNRLHKSSSRVYPTDKRQKGELAYDHSTSQSNYLRDYLVDEEDALPVTLLLADENNPGRNRKKGQSIEAYDRCEKSEASLLGCNKGTKKRKGKEYVAHVDRRGKDGNLQSNLEQQIDDSLFLKKKGKRKLEADIGTSDMEASEPHGAELGTIDVEIETKPQKKPFTLITPTVHTGFSFSIIHLLSAVRLAMITPLPENSLEVSKPREEQNGKQEGGANGVLSCENAVSNDLDHPVQASALSLTVHEIVSRVAANPGDPCILETQEPLQDLVRGVLKIFSSKTAPLGAKGWKALVAYEKSTKGWSWVGPVMHSSNDHETIEELTSPEAWGLPPKMLVKLVDSFANWLKNGQETLQLLGSLPAPPLELMQANLDEKERFRDLRAQKSLSTISPSSEEVKAYFRREELLRYSIPDRAFSYTAADGKKSIVAPLRRCGGKPTSKARDHFMLKRDRPPHVTILCIVRDAAARLPGSIGTRADVCTLIRDSQYIVEEVSDAQVNQVVSGALDRLHYERDPCVQFDGERKLWVYLHREREEEDFEDDGTSSTKKWKRQKKDTAEQPDQGAVTVAFHGTGDQSGFDLVSDLNVESPCCDKKMETDSHNRQNVEDNADTSHGSEQGNTQQHGHPMQESKLLCQENSTNEDFDQHFRSESTERVEGGAVADPIQGFCVIR
- the LOC107906182 gene encoding uncharacterized protein isoform X6, with translation MMAIEKNNFKVSRFDSEFSYGSRETTVSSDEDELQRQSSAVDCDGDDDDDDEFDDADSGAGSDDFDLLELGETGAEFCQVGNLTCSVPLELYDLPGLEDILSLDVWNECLSDEERFSLTKFLPDMDQDTFMRTLNDLLKGDNFHFGSPIKKLFNMLKGGLCEPRVALYREGLNFFQKRQHYHHLRKHQNNMVANLCQIRDAWLKCRGYGIEERLRVLNIMRSQKSLVYEKLEDEDSESSKREDLDDGLWSKKVKDRKASQKKAHYSGYGVEPNLEFISRGQLMALEPSKYGKQNPKGTLPRQKYESGAVLRSRDWMRLDDDAKDPMFGAGIQRDRNVVRDSIMGKSGSLRAGKKYERLEEFAGDSSAALPLSSKHDLQAHGRNRNMNKLSEAKMYTSKPPNRRSDDLPKKVKYSENHLQFAVGKQIKSSKGRTPPFPLKGSRVDLSECAEMFCQNKNHGEDISVDSSVRSDDWNVRSKKWKTGRDSPDVSFKSYKVSSPLMNDRFLQSDSRIKPSQEKIRGNYVQKRGPVSKGNRAFIRKEKTESDSSEQFDNDEDSNPLMRSKLAYPTGIIKDSQLSSLKSGVDSKRTKSFKKNSMEDGWTVDGITRFSKKSFREDVHVPGLENYYFEGKQKGKMSKSPLLNSTSSVMDEVDRKQVYKLGKSAQLRGEPGNRLHKSSSRVYPTDKRQKGELAYDHSTSQSNYLRDYLVDEEDALPVTLLLADENNPGRNRKKGQSIEAYDRCEKSEASLLGCNKGTKKRKGKEYVAHVDRRGKDGNLQSNLEQQIDDSLFLKKKGKRKLEADIGTSDMEASEPHGAELGTIDVEIETKPQKKPFTLITPTVHTGFSFSIIHLLSAVRLAMITPLPENSLEVSKPREEQNGKQEGGANGVLSCENAVSNDLDHPVQASALSLTVHEIVSRVAANPGDPCILETQEPLQDLVRGVLKIFSSKTAPLGAKGWKALVAYEKSTKGWSWVGPVMHSSNDHETIEELTSPEAWGLPPKMLVKLVDSFANWLKNGQETLQLLGSLPAPPLELMQANLDEKERFRDLRAQKSLSTISPSSEEVKAYFRREELLRYSIPDRAFSYTAADGKKSIVAPLRRCGGKPTSKARDHFMLKRDRPPHVTILCIVRDAAARLPGSIGTRADVCTLIRDSQYIVEEVSDAQVNQVVSGALDRLHYERDPCVQFDGERKLWVYLHREREEEDFEDDGTSSTKKWKRQKKDTAEQPDQGAVTVAFHGTGDQSGFDLVSDLNVESPCCDKKMETDSHNRQNVEDNADTSHGSEQGNTQQHGHPMQESKLLCQENSTNEDFDQHFSFAGQSPPRG